From Drosophila virilis strain 15010-1051.87 chromosome X, Dvir_AGI_RSII-ME, whole genome shotgun sequence, the proteins below share one genomic window:
- the LOC6634738 gene encoding uncharacterized protein has translation MSTASGFEPPTRCSKCQKETTTPTNAAEAAHCTDCVNLDAAAAEQRLAKTEEPVKMEIDADLTTTETLDELDELDDNRPTINMQTNANGKGIGKANRKTEEQPPAKEGPPHATQISNEANVDEAKAKANSPATVKAEASLQADGVAAAEDVSASKMAEASPAEAATSQTPQRAGKVTRSSLNGARSPTIIKRLRKSTRSTRFKSKLTGRGNTSGSGAINGHNGQVVGGAAAGQSPGGPSHAAGGAKAHGKTGAGGAGAASGARNRRTLFKRPAQKTPRVQACTQFVKSVFYKGSYMQIGDIVSIVDSEQNIFYAQIRGLLVDAYCEKSAFLTWLIPTQDSPDPQEGFDPATYLIGPDEELSRKLCYLEFVMHAPSNYYYDRTTPFPLPDVDEYTTHRTGGYIWTRLPTVKRERERERERERERDRERERKAAA, from the exons ATGTCCACAGCATCCGGATTCGAACCGCCCACCAGATGCAGCAAATGCCAGAAAGAGACAACAACCCCAACAAATGCAGCCGAAGCTGCCCACTGTACCGATTGCGTTAACCtggacgcagcagcagccgagcaGCGATTGGCGAAAACTGAGGAGCCTgtgaaaatggaaattgatGCCGATTTAACCACCACAGAGACACTGGACGAACTGGATGAGCTGGACGACAACAGGCCAACGATAAATATGCAAACGAATGCCAATGGCAAAGGTATTGGGAAGGCCAATCGGAAAACAGAAGAGCAGCCGCCAGCTAAGGAGGGGCCGCCACACGCCACTCAAATCTCCAATGAGGCCAACGTGGATGAGGCCAAGGCGAAAGCAAACAGTCCCGCTACAGTTAAGGCCGAGGCCAGCCTTCAAGCCGATGGCGTTGCTGCCGCTGAAGATGTCAGCGCATCCAAGATGGCGGAGGCCAGCCCGGCGGAAGCGGCTACGTCCCAGACGCCGCAGCGTGCTGGCAAAGTGACGCGCAGCAGCCTAAATGGCGCCCGATCGCCAACCATAATCAAACGCCTCCGTAAAAGCACGCGCAGCACACGCTTCAAATCGAAGCTAACGGGACGTGGCAATACAAGCGGAAGTGGTGCAATCAATGGCCACAATGGCCAAGTCGTCGGCGGTGCTGCCGCTGGGCAATCGCCTGGCGGTCCGTCACATGCGGCCGGCGGTGCCAAGGCACATGGCAAAACCGGAGCTGGCGGCGCTGGCGCCGCGTCCGGTGCACGAAATCGGCGCACCCTTTTCAAGCGTCCCGCCCAGAAGACGCCACGGGTGCAGGCCTGCACGCAGTTCGTGAAGAGTGTGTTCTACAAGGGCAGCTACATGCAGATCGGCGATATTGTGAGCATCGTGGATAGCGAACAGAACATATTCTATGCCCAGATCCGGGGGCTACTGGTGGATGCCTATTGCGAGAAATCGGCGTTTCTCACCTGGCTAATACCCACGCAGGACAGTCCCGATCCCCAGGAGGGCTTTGATCCAGCCACGTATCTGATTG GTCCCGACGAGGAGCTCTCCCGCAAACTGTGCTATCTGGAGTTTGTGATGCACGCGCCCAGCAATTACTACTACGATCGGACGACGCCCTTCCCGCTGCCCGATGTCGATGAGTACACGACGCACCGCACCGGCGGCTATATCTGGACCCGATTACCGACAGTCAAACGGGAACGCGAGCGTGAGAGGGAGCGTGAACGCGAGCGCGACAGGGAACGGGAACGCAAGGCGGCTGCCTAG